Proteins from one Deinococcus apachensis DSM 19763 genomic window:
- a CDS encoding ABC transporter substrate-binding protein yields MTIHTSRTRPLGLIALTTLALTLAACDKPNANKDTGSSGTTASTSTDSTGSTSTSSGANSVLVVQESADIPTLDPGTSYDTASGQAVENLYETLVTYKGSSLTELQPLLATKWDISNDGKTYRFTLRDGVKFHSGNDFKCADAEYTFRRNLVTNTSSSGNWFLSESLLGTPSNANDDQSVTWAKISTAVKCDGETLVFSLPKADPAFLAKLAYIGQGIVDSQHAKEIGEWDGTEATWKAAVGKDLTGSPLSQDPSGTGAYRFVSKDATAFRAEAFDGYWGDKAKIKNVVIQIVPEAAARIQAFLKGDADLIEAGTRPVVEEQLKGKPGVAVVDNLPDTGAWGIFMNEAIKGTDRLGSGKLDGQGIPANFFSDLNVRKGFVAAFDVPTYIKEVQGGKGEPRNFLLPETFPGYDSDLAAPKFDLDAAKAAFQQAWGGQVWENGFTINATYRAGSVSMQTAMELLKKNIEAINPKFKVNLVSKQWSEIIQDGDAGKEILIMTGWAPDYADPDNFVHTMYSSEGFYHPRAGFTDPQLDGWVQEARSTSDTEKRNELYTKIAERAQEQAYYILLPSNPGILAYRDNLRGISEDTFNPMLAFRTGTLWKDLSKS; encoded by the coding sequence GGCAGCACGAGCACGTCGTCCGGCGCCAACTCGGTCCTCGTCGTGCAGGAGAGCGCCGACATCCCAACCCTCGACCCCGGCACGAGCTACGACACCGCCAGCGGCCAGGCCGTCGAGAACCTGTACGAGACGCTGGTGACGTACAAGGGAAGCAGCCTGACCGAGCTTCAGCCCCTGCTCGCGACCAAGTGGGACATCTCGAACGATGGCAAGACGTACCGCTTCACCCTGCGCGACGGCGTGAAGTTCCATAGCGGCAACGACTTCAAGTGTGCGGATGCCGAGTACACCTTCCGCCGCAACCTCGTGACGAACACCAGCAGCAGCGGCAACTGGTTCCTGTCCGAAAGCCTGCTGGGCACCCCCAGCAACGCGAACGACGACCAGTCGGTCACCTGGGCCAAGATCAGCACTGCCGTGAAGTGCGACGGCGAGACGCTGGTGTTCAGCCTGCCGAAGGCCGACCCCGCCTTCCTCGCCAAGCTGGCGTACATCGGCCAGGGCATCGTGGATTCCCAGCACGCCAAGGAGATCGGCGAGTGGGACGGCACCGAGGCCACCTGGAAGGCCGCTGTGGGCAAGGACCTGACCGGCAGCCCGCTCTCGCAGGACCCCAGCGGCACGGGCGCCTACCGCTTCGTGAGCAAGGACGCGACCGCCTTCCGCGCCGAAGCCTTTGACGGCTACTGGGGCGACAAGGCCAAGATCAAGAACGTGGTGATTCAGATCGTGCCCGAGGCCGCCGCGCGCATCCAGGCGTTCCTGAAGGGCGACGCCGACCTGATCGAGGCCGGGACACGCCCCGTGGTCGAGGAGCAGCTCAAGGGCAAGCCCGGTGTGGCGGTCGTCGACAACTTGCCCGATACCGGCGCCTGGGGCATCTTCATGAACGAGGCCATCAAGGGCACCGACCGGCTGGGCAGCGGCAAGCTCGACGGGCAGGGCATCCCCGCCAACTTCTTCAGCGACCTCAACGTCCGCAAGGGCTTCGTGGCCGCCTTCGACGTGCCCACCTACATCAAGGAGGTGCAGGGCGGCAAGGGCGAGCCCCGCAACTTCCTGCTCCCCGAGACCTTCCCCGGCTACGACTCGGACCTCGCAGCGCCCAAGTTCGACCTCGACGCCGCCAAGGCCGCCTTCCAGCAGGCGTGGGGCGGGCAGGTCTGGGAGAACGGCTTCACCATCAACGCCACCTACCGGGCGGGCAGCGTCTCCATGCAGACCGCGATGGAGCTGCTGAAGAAGAACATCGAGGCCATCAACCCGAAGTTCAAGGTCAACTTGGTGAGCAAGCAGTGGAGCGAGATCATCCAGGACGGCGACGCGGGCAAGGAAATCCTGATCATGACCGGCTGGGCGCCCGACTACGCCGACCCGGACAACTTCGTCCACACCATGTACTCCTCGGAGGGGTTCTACCACCCCCGTGCGGGCTTCACCGACCCGCAGCTTGATGGGTGGGTGCAGGAGGCCCGCTCGACGAGCGATACCGAGAAGCGCAACGAGCTGTACACGAAGATCGCCGAGCGCGCCCAGGAGCAGGCCTACTACATCCTGCTCCCCAGCAACCCCGGCATCCTGGCCTACCGCGACAACCTGAGGGGCATCAGCGAGGACACCTTCAACCCCATGCTCGCCTTCCGCACCGGCACGCTGTGGAAGGACCTCAGCAAGTCCTGA
- a CDS encoding response regulator, which yields MHHPTDTSPEGTRPITLLLVDDHPVVRKGTRELLENEPDLHVIGEADSGEEAIRQARALNPDVILMDVSMPGMNGIEATRAIKGFMPGVGVLVLTSYDDDAYVFALLEAGAAGYLLKNTSEDDLLGAVRAVAAGESALHPSVARKVLERFSTQQTPTPPEDALSPRELEVLRVAATGRTNKEIARDLDISPRTVQVHLANIFSKLGVGSRTEAVLYGIKRGWIDPKTL from the coding sequence ATGCATCATCCCACTGACACGTCTCCCGAGGGCACCCGGCCCATCACGCTGCTCCTGGTGGACGACCACCCCGTCGTTCGCAAGGGCACCCGCGAGCTGCTGGAGAACGAGCCCGATCTGCATGTCATCGGCGAGGCCGACAGCGGCGAGGAGGCCATCCGCCAGGCCCGGGCGCTGAACCCCGACGTGATCCTGATGGACGTCTCCATGCCCGGCATGAACGGCATTGAGGCCACGCGGGCGATCAAGGGCTTCATGCCCGGTGTCGGCGTCCTCGTCCTCACGAGCTACGACGACGACGCCTACGTCTTCGCCCTGCTGGAGGCGGGGGCGGCGGGCTACCTGCTGAAGAACACCTCGGAGGACGACCTGCTGGGGGCGGTGCGGGCAGTCGCGGCGGGGGAGAGTGCGCTGCACCCTTCCGTCGCCCGCAAGGTGCTGGAGCGGTTCAGCACGCAGCAGACGCCCACGCCGCCGGAGGACGCGCTCAGCCCCCGGGAGCTGGAGGTGCTGCGGGTGGCGGCGACGGGCCGGACGAACAAGGAGATCGCGCGGGACTTGGACATCAGCCCGCGGACGGTGCAGGTTCACCTGGCGAACATCTTTTCCAAGCTGGGGGTGGGGAGCCGGACGGAGGCGGTGCTGTACGGGATCAAGCGGGGGTGGATTGATCCGAAGACGTTGTGA
- a CDS encoding GAF domain-containing protein: MTLPPFPPDLSAAPTVRAFGAALAAFACRTVRAHGVQVWAVQGGSLSVVGEEGRGLGLSDGTLAARALAEGRPVSEGMLACLPFGGGVLEFVGADPEGVEALAGLTPLLTLALEGVQAREVRRGRGRVAETVEQLVRRLGGSLNLPEVLTATAESAAIALGFGRAFVGLFSEVGEDGAQTGEVFTYGFDEAFGGGIAVGPVSFSRLIGRGEVILYERARDSASPLGAGLSELAPEVALIAPLSARGKPLGVLYVDSRSPGARASEDDTWLVLALAEQASLAIDNARLYGAETRKREAAEALREAGAALAGSLHLSDTLSRVLERATALFGADAAGVYELQPDGRTLTIRNAVGLPSEYVLRVRAKVGAGVTGRAVERRELVAARDLTTAHLGGGSRYTRQLLAQGRYPYRGVIGLPLGTRASVFGALTLYWKEPLPLDADDLALTEVFAAQASLAIENARLYEEELRREREAAVLLNVGRLLGEDQSDRTLAEVARLATLALNAGRGLIALTGEGGEVTRCATFNLHSPPAAELASLLGQLGRGPRPLTRRHALPVAGSALIVPLRGDPGGDGPDHLLGFLYADDPGTEPPSDRVLGLARSVADQLALTLTRERLLSALAREEARYRQLAEGAHDLILSADPAGTVTYANPAATRLLAPLTGPLVGSNLLTLPTPATRGALHAAWDAARVRPAGGRAEIEVGPHRLEVRLSAVRQAGASPSGTVQSVLTVARDLSELQTLAAEIQRRGQALEAATSRQTELRTYLTLFTQAQEEERRRISRELHDDTAQVLIATSRRVARLARDLDGPQRERADDILGDLNAAIESVRRFARNLRPSVLDDLGLLPALEWLAGQAQTDTRLEVSGAERRLAPALELTVFRLAQEALTNVDKHAHARSAAIRVAFEQGGVRVAVTDDGQGFTAGQAQAQAQAGHLGLLGLRERVALAGGELEVESDPGRGTTLTFNLPG, translated from the coding sequence ATGACCCTGCCCCCCTTTCCGCCCGACCTCAGCGCGGCGCCCACTGTGCGGGCGTTTGGGGCGGCGCTGGCCGCGTTCGCCTGCCGGACGGTGCGGGCACATGGCGTTCAGGTCTGGGCCGTGCAGGGCGGCTCGCTCTCGGTGGTGGGCGAGGAGGGGCGGGGGCTGGGCCTGAGTGACGGGACGCTGGCGGCGCGCGCGCTGGCGGAGGGGCGGCCCGTCTCGGAGGGGATGCTGGCCTGCCTGCCCTTCGGCGGGGGGGTGCTGGAGTTCGTGGGGGCGGACCCCGAGGGAGTGGAGGCGCTGGCGGGGCTCACGCCGCTGCTCACGCTGGCGCTGGAGGGTGTGCAGGCGCGCGAGGTGCGGCGCGGGCGGGGCCGGGTGGCCGAGACGGTCGAGCAGCTCGTGCGGCGGCTGGGGGGGAGCCTGAACCTGCCGGAGGTGCTGACCGCGACTGCCGAGAGTGCGGCCATCGCGCTGGGCTTCGGGCGGGCCTTTGTGGGCCTCTTCAGCGAGGTGGGCGAGGATGGGGCGCAGACCGGGGAGGTGTTCACGTACGGCTTCGACGAAGCCTTTGGGGGCGGGATCGCCGTGGGGCCGGTGTCGTTCAGCCGCCTGATCGGGCGTGGCGAGGTGATCCTGTACGAGCGGGCGCGGGACTCGGCGTCGCCGCTGGGAGCGGGGCTCTCGGAACTCGCCCCGGAGGTGGCCCTGATTGCGCCGCTCAGCGCGCGGGGCAAGCCGCTGGGCGTCCTGTACGTGGACAGCCGCTCGCCGGGCGCGCGGGCGAGCGAGGACGACACTTGGCTGGTGCTGGCCCTGGCCGAGCAGGCCAGCCTCGCCATCGACAACGCGCGGCTGTACGGGGCTGAGACCCGCAAGCGCGAGGCCGCCGAGGCGCTGCGCGAGGCGGGGGCGGCGCTGGCGGGGAGCCTGCACCTCAGCGACACGCTCTCTCGGGTGCTGGAGCGGGCCACCGCGCTCTTCGGGGCGGACGCGGCGGGGGTGTACGAGCTGCAACCTGACGGGCGGACGCTCACCATCCGCAACGCGGTCGGGTTGCCCAGCGAGTACGTCCTGCGGGTGCGCGCGAAGGTGGGGGCGGGCGTGACTGGGCGCGCGGTCGAGCGCCGGGAACTCGTGGCCGCCCGCGACCTCACGACCGCGCACCTGGGCGGGGGGAGCCGCTACACCCGGCAACTGCTCGCGCAGGGCCGCTACCCCTATCGCGGCGTGATCGGCCTCCCGCTGGGCACCCGCGCCTCGGTGTTCGGGGCGCTGACCCTGTACTGGAAAGAACCGCTGCCGCTCGACGCCGACGACCTCGCCCTCACCGAGGTGTTCGCCGCGCAGGCCTCCCTCGCCATCGAGAACGCCCGGCTGTACGAGGAGGAACTGCGCCGCGAGCGCGAGGCCGCCGTGCTGCTCAACGTCGGAAGGCTGCTGGGCGAGGACCAGAGTGACCGGACGCTGGCGGAGGTTGCCCGGCTCGCCACCCTGGCCCTGAATGCCGGGCGCGGCCTGATCGCCCTGACGGGGGAGGGCGGCGAGGTGACGCGCTGCGCGACCTTCAACCTGCACTCGCCCCCCGCGGCCGAACTCGCCTCGCTGCTGGGGCAACTCGGGCGGGGGCCGCGGCCGCTCACCCGGCGCCACGCCCTGCCGGTCGCGGGCAGCGCCCTGATCGTCCCCCTGCGCGGCGACCCGGGTGGGGACGGGCCCGACCACCTCCTGGGCTTCCTGTACGCCGACGACCCCGGCACCGAGCCGCCGAGCGACCGGGTGCTGGGCCTGGCCCGCAGCGTGGCCGACCAGCTCGCGCTGACGCTGACCCGCGAGCGGCTGCTCTCGGCCCTGGCGCGCGAGGAGGCCCGTTACCGCCAGCTCGCCGAGGGGGCGCACGACCTGATCCTGAGCGCCGACCCGGCCGGGACGGTCACCTATGCCAACCCCGCCGCGACCCGGCTGCTCGCCCCGCTGACCGGGCCGCTGGTCGGGTCGAACCTGCTCACCCTGCCCACGCCCGCCACCCGGGGCGCCCTGCACGCCGCCTGGGACGCCGCCCGCGTCCGCCCCGCCGGGGGCCGCGCGGAGATCGAGGTGGGGCCGCACCGCCTGGAGGTGCGCCTGAGCGCCGTGCGGCAGGCCGGGGCGTCCCCTTCCGGCACAGTTCAGAGTGTCCTGACCGTCGCCCGCGACCTCTCCGAACTCCAGACGCTCGCCGCCGAGATCCAGCGGCGCGGCCAGGCGCTGGAGGCCGCGACCAGCCGCCAGACTGAGCTGCGGACGTACCTCACCCTCTTTACCCAGGCGCAGGAGGAGGAGCGGCGCCGCATCAGCCGCGAGCTGCACGACGACACCGCGCAGGTGTTGATCGCCACCTCGCGCCGGGTCGCCCGCCTGGCCCGGGACCTGGACGGGCCGCAGCGCGAGCGGGCCGACGACATCCTGGGCGACCTGAACGCCGCCATCGAGAGCGTGCGCCGCTTCGCCCGCAACCTGCGGCCCAGCGTGCTGGACGACCTGGGCCTCCTGCCCGCGCTCGAATGGCTCGCGGGGCAGGCGCAGACCGACACCCGGCTGGAGGTCAGCGGGGCCGAGCGCCGCCTGGCGCCCGCGCTGGAACTCACCGTGTTCCGGCTGGCGCAAGAAGCCCTGACGAACGTGGACAAGCACGCCCACGCCCGCTCCGCCGCCATCCGGGTGGCCTTCGAGCAGGGCGGAGTGCGGGTGGCCGTCACCGACGACGGCCAGGGCTTCACGGCGGGGCAGGCGCAGGCGCAGGCGCAGGCGGGGCACCTGGGCCTGCTCGGGCTGCGCGAGCGGGTGGCCCTCGCGGGTGGTGAGCTGGAGGTCGAGAGCGATCCCGGGCGGGGCACCACGCTGACGTTCAACCTGCCGGGGTAA